TGTTTTCCCGCGGGGTAAATTTGGCAGAGTCAAGCTGCTGATTATCGACAACCTGGAGAACATCGACAAGGTGCATTTCGAGGGAGGTTCGGTGCCACATCTTGAGAGGCTTACATTGTCATTCCTGCGGGAACCTGAGGAAGGGATCTCGGGTTTTGAGAATCTCCTCAGGCTGAGGGAGATAGAGTTCTTTGGTAACATCATATTATCTTTGGTGAATAAAGTGGCGTCCTGCGTGAAGACACATCCAAACTGTCCGAGAGTAATTGGTGACAAATGGAACATTGTGACAGAATATGCTTAGCAAGCAAGTAAAGTGTGGTGTATATTTTTGGATAAAGGGAGCTTTGTTGAAAGTTTGGTGCTAATATATAAGTCCATCGAAAGGTTAGGAGTTCGTACTGAATGGCATAGCTGATGTACTTGGTTGGCAAATAAAGCGGCGTCCTTCCAAGTATATATTGTGGATGTAGTCTTGTCCATTTCATCTGCACATCATGTTTATGCTTCGCTTGATTCTGTCTActagattattattttttgagaaaaatactagatttatttttttacattaTATGTTCACCATTATTTTGGCAATTTGATCAACATTTCTGATCTGATCATGATCAAACATGCTTTCTCTGCATCTTGATGTACATGTACTTTGCAAGACTTCAAAGCAGCCTGTATGCCCAGGAATGACCCGACGGACAACATTGTAAGTTTCTGGCAGTATGGACTTGTAGCTGCTGTCACAGGGGTAGCAAGTGCGACGATTTCACTAAGAGTACAGGGACATGTTAACATGGTTGCAAACGCATGTGTTGACCCTGTGCCATGTTCTCCATCTTTACCCGACAGAAGAGTAATGTCGATTTCTGGGCAACATCGGACTGTACATCAAATCTAGGGGCTGTCTCCTGTTCTCAAATCAAACCTTAAGTTTCAATGTTCTTCTAGTTGTTACAGTAAACGCAACAAAAATAATGGTGGCTGTGATCCCAAGACCAAACGTGGCAACCTTCCAGGGAGAGCAACTCCATGACTCGCAGACGGTGTGTATCCAACCCTGAAAGAGACAAGTGGAAGCACATAAGGGGTGGGTACCTAGCAGATGACATAAATATTATGTTGGAAACAGTAGATGGCAAGCTTTAAAATCTAAGCTGACAGGCTAACAGCACAATGGATATACCAACATGTCTTGGACATGGCTAAAATCTAGGAGTACTGTGTAAATCAAGATTTATCTAGAATGCCTCTCCTGTTGATGAAGTGTAAAATCaattggaaaacacaatcTGATGACATGCATTGATGATAATGATTTATCTGAGCATACTTCCTCTTTTTGGTAGAACTATAGAGATTGTTTTGTAATGCTTTTACCAAAGAAGATGTCCTGAGACTGAATTCTGGTATGAAAGGTTCAAGCGGCATCGGATCAGTTAAAGAAGAATTTATGAGCCTGACCTTTTGACCTGCCAGTTGTGTGTGCTGCACCACCATGGGACGCTGGCCTCTTAACATAAGATGTTCTTGTCTAAAAATGTTCTTAGCATGCTCATAGAGTTCCATGTCAAGACTGTTCAATGAGATAATTTGCTTCAGAATTGCCTCAGGTACCTGACGCCGTGCCTAGAGATAGAAAGTGTAATCTTCAGATTTTTACCAAACTTTGCAGAGAACAAAGTGACATTTAGGAAACAGAACATTGTGTTAAACAAAATAGAATTCAAGTGATACAACAACTCAATTTGGAAACCATGTAAAGATAGTATTTAAGCGTTATAAAATTGTGTCCCTTAACATTTCAGGTCCTAGTGTACTTGTTTCTGAATTCTGACACAAAGGGGAAAATACTATGTGCATCTTgctaatatttttaatatcaATAGCGAagaagagaaatgaaaaaaaaaaaacattttcaaaCTACAGTCATTTCAGTCCCCTTTCACCCTCACCTCCTTCGTGAAATTTGCTTCCTCAACCTTTTTTAGGGATATTTTGCGACGGCAAGATTGCGTCTTGCGCAGTTTTGCAATGCAGCTCTCATAAGTTTCCATCAATTTAGCAACAGTCATCTAGGATCAACAATAACATGGAGTTAAGATGGCAAGATAATAATATAAAAACTGTGCATATAATCGCACATTTCAGGTAGTTGTATTACATTTCCATTGCCATGATCATCCTCGGTAGCGTTGAGAGCTTCATTATTCTTCCAACCATGGGTGCTATTCTATCAGGGAAACAGAAATATGAGTGCAACTGTAAATATTTAAGCCATCTTACCCAATCCAAATAATTGAACTGTAAATCATAGCCACCCTATTACCATATGTTCATTTGCTTCTTCATCCTCTGGATCCAACATGGATGAGTGAGAGTCTGTGAGAACAAGATGAGTAAATCAGAGAACTGGAGAACAACACTCCCAGAACAGAGATAACACTACTACAAGTATTGCTGTCCTGTTTATGTCATATCTCACAAAATTACTGGTTCAAATGAATGCTGCTTTCATGTCTAAATTATTTAAATACACAGGAAGTTTAATGGTATAAGAGTTCCAGCTTTAGGGCACATGCTGCTGCATGAGAGCCTTCTTTCCAGTTATATGGCTTTTGTGGAATGATaagttgttttttttatttttaggaTACCTTTTGGCCACTCACTGTATTGTTCCGTTATATACCAAGATttaatctctttttttttgcgaggagaTTTAATCTCTAGTGTTGTAGTCCACTATGTCTTTGTCTTGCCTTATGGGCTGACCAGAAAAAACTAGTTGTGCATTGCTATTTGATTCGTGGACGTCTGATCTTATATCTGTGATCCCTTACAGACTTAATAAAAACAGAACTGAGGGGTTGCTGATCTTTCAGTCTGACATAGGTACTATGTAAAATGAACACAGCTTCTGCAGATTCTTCATGATGCTTAATAAAGGAGAAAGACTTCTATTACCGATGCCAACGGGTGGATCTTCCTTGATATCTAAGTTCAACGTTCCAGATTGTGAAAGAACTTGTGCTCCTACCATATGTGCAAACAACCTCGCAGATTCTTCATGATCTTCTGTAAGTCCTACGTACAGCATACGGTCCAACCTGTTCTGTGATTGAAAATTATGATATTACTACACTAGAGAGTATGcgagaaaaataaatctaacTTGGCTTAATAAACGGGTTTAATATGGTTAAGTAAATGTTAAAGGGCATATCACATCCAACTTATACTCCCTTGCAGACAAACATAGTGGATCTTGCACTCTGACAATGGAATGCATGCACATAAAGGCAGTTTTTTCACGCATTCATCTATTTGATTATTGATACATATACCTTAGCAACCTGAAGCACAAACCGACCAAGATCAGGGTGTCTTCTAACACAATGTCGAACCTCATGTGCTCCATCGAAGTAAGAATTATTCGTTAGCCCAGTAATCTGGCAAGGTAAGATGGAAAGCAAACATAAATTAGCAGCCAGATTGTTCAAGTTAACCATGAAACCAGAAGTCCAGGACAACGGAACACCGCATACAGCACTGGGATATTGAAATGCAAAAATGGCCAGATATTATCGAATTGTTGAAGCAAGTTATTCACGAAAAAGGAGGGGGGGAAAGGAACATGTGTGGTTGCCAAGGATAGACAGACACCGTTAAGAAAGTAGAGCATCACGTATAGCTATGTTTTTATGCACCTCTTTTTGAAATGCAGAAGTGCTTATAAAAATAGTTGCACACAACCCATTTATTTCACTTAATAAATAGGCTACACATACCGGTGTTTCGAACTTTTACCTTTTAAAATGTAGAAACCTGTCCAAACGGATCGAACTACCAATTTATTACCACAGTAAGTGTATCACATAATTTGTCAAGCAGAAAGGACTAACAAACACAAGGGGGTAAAAACAATTGCATGGCAAAATTTAAGGTTTCGAATACATAACGAGATACAACAGAGTAAACAAAGAAATGCATAGACAAACGTTTTAGCAAAAATTGAGATACACCAAAGGTACAAGTCTTGCATACCTGAAAGGTGGCTCCATTATGAATGATTTCATGGGCAACAGGGTCATTGATGTACTGGTGTAATGGCATAACCATGTCCTCCACATCATATGCATTAACCTTCTTGCTACTTTGCGTTTTGTCAATTCCTCTAACATCTCTCTGACagatgaaaaaaatatcttaTCTCATTGCAAAAATAATCTAGTGTATGCAATTATAACACCATACGACTGGTACCTATATGTGTTTACTAATTCCCACATATTTGTGAAATCTAAATCACTAGCCATTCACATCAACTGAAATATAACTAGTCGTGAAGCTAAGCTATAACACTAACACCCTGATCAACCCTCGGGTGCCGTGTTACAGAAGAATTAGTTGTCGCATTTGAAACCCTCCCCCCTCCAACAACTCTACGAGCTAGGGGTACACTAAAGAGTTCCAAAATCTAGAAAGAAACTTTTTTGATGTTACGTCCTACTAAAATAGTTGTGCTCTTGGAACTGCTCCATGAAGTCATAATCAGGCCGAGCATATATTCCCAATCATTATCCTGAAAAGGTGGAAGTAAGCATACCCTGGTGAAAAGATCCTCTCTCATCCATGGAACCAAGTACTTCCAAGGCCATATGTCCAATGTACTTACAGCACGAGCACGCGATTTCGTCAACATGCGGCTGGTCATTAACTTTGCAGATGTTATGTTTGGGTGCACAAGAAATCTGGCTGCGACTTCAATTGAGAACTCATATGCGCTAAACACGCGATCAACTGGGTTTCGTAGTATTGTTACTACGGAAGTCCTCTCCCTTGGCAACTTGGAAGTTAAGCTGTAATCATCATGACTAACAACCAGCTTGCAATCAGGATGGCTGACATGGAGAAATATAAAAATACCATTAGTAACTGCAAGTAATCATCaagaaccttttttttttacaactgTAGTGGCGTGACACATCTTTTTGGACAATTACTTGAACGCTCATCGTTACAACTGAACACTGCATCCGTACAACTATGTTGCAGGCTTACACCAGAATCAAAATTGGGAAAGCAATGGAGCATTTTCAAAGACAGTGGAGCCCTTATTCTTGTTTGTGAAGTGAACATAAAGTTTAAGATAAACACAGGCTACGGCACAACTCAGCAAAGTAGAgaacgaaaacaaaaaatactcACCTCGGATCAAAGCGCAGCTTATCATAGGACCGCGGGCACTCCTGAGCATTGCTATACAGCTGTTTCAAGAAGCTGCCGAAACAAGCAGCAATATCAGCGAGGGAACACATCGCAGGTGAATGACGACCAAATAAACCTTACAGAAAACGAAGGCGGAGCGAAACAAACCTACCAGTGGAAGTAGGTACGCCCGCCGGTTCTAGGGatgtgaaggaagaagagcaaATCCTTGAGGTTCAATTTATCATCCCCACCATTGTCGGTCTCCGCGGCGGAATCCGCCCAGCCCCTGACGGCTCCCTCGCAGCGCTCGTAGTCGCCGCCCGTGGAGCTGGCGAGAGGGAGCACGGTGACTGCAACAATACCAAGGCGAGATGGCCAACAATTACCAACAGCAAAAATCGGAGTCCCGCCAGGGCGAGCTCGGGTAATTGGTGGAGGGAAACAAAGGATCCTGCGAAACACGCCGGAAGGGGGCGGGGATCGGGGGTACCTGatacgaggaggaggaagaggagtgaGAGGGCTCGTAGTCCCGCCATCGATTGATTCAGCGGGCGGGAGAATCCGGCGGCGCGCAgatccagcggcggcgggtacAGCGACTGGTGAAAGAAAAGGGGAGGAAGCGGGAGCGGAAGGGAGGGAGTGAGGGGTTGGTTAAAAAGGGAGAGAAAGGGGGGATGGAAGGATCGAGAGggggggcggtggcggcgggggatTCAGCGCGCGGTGCCGGCGGGGCGGCAGGCAGGGAGGCCtcggcaccggcgccccggCATCCGCCGCTTTCCTCGCGTCCCTACTTTTTTGCACACACTCTCGGCCCCGTGTGGTCTTGTTGTTTGTTGCCAGTGCCGGTCTCGAACGGCGGTGCGCCGGTGGCGATGCCGAGGGGGACCTCCGTAAATAGTGGTGCCGTGGTGGCCCGCCCCTGCTGCGGTGGTGGGATTGGAAAGCGCGacggaaagaagaagaagaagaagaagaaaaggtttTTCCGGGCCTTCCTTCCACTTCCACTTGCGCTGCGCCGTGCCGCCAAAATGGCCCTTCCCTGGTCGGCCTGGTTTCCGTGAAAATCTATAGCCACGGAGATCCTCTATTTCCTGCTGGCAGAacgagaagaagagaaagtacTCGTACTACAACGGATTGATCACCTACGACAAAATTCTCTGCCTAAAGTCCACGGGATCCGCCGAACATTCTACCAGGTCTATGATCCgcatgcagcagcaagcaATTAAGCACGGATGGTCTACTAGCGGCTACGTACTGTAGAGTATTACTCTCTCCTATACATGTGCCATTCAGCAGCGATCGTGGTTCACAGATACCTTTGCCTACTCGTGAGTTGTGTGATAAACAACTAGCGGGTGCGCGCTTGTGGTGTCCTACTCCACGGGGACGAACAGTTAGTTTGGCGTTTCTTGGTGGCAAGCTGCCGAATTCAGGCCCTCGTGTTGTCTCGTACGgagagtagctagctagtgccGTTGGGTGGAGGGACGTGGATGCCTGTCCCGAAATGATTACCCACCGATGAGGGATTCCTGTCCCTGCCagccttttctcttcttcccgcATTCAGAAAGACAGTGACATCTTTCTGAATCCGCAAACCGATGGAGTACGTGTCGAGTCGAGAGTCGGCACGAGACGATCAGTGCAGAGCTGGAACTGGAACCAAATGTTTGTCTTCTCTACTACTGTTACTCATCTGGATATATACGGTACACAGTACTAGTAGTGGAGTATCAAATTTCCGCAAATACAACATGGGAGCCTAGTGCTCATCCTACACTCGGGCAAAAATATTTACAGCCGCCGTCGTTCCACAAAGTTCAGATTTACTGCTCGACCGATGATGACGGATGATGCACAACACGATAATTAACCTACGGTACTTAATTCGATTCTACGAGTTTCTTGTTACAGATTCACGCGTCTCTGTTGTGTTACTGTTGTTGGccaggggaagaagaagaggcggaAGGGTGGCCGCCAAACATGGCCGGGAACTGCAGGTCCGGGTCCAGATCGTCTTGCTGCAGCTGGTGGTACTCGTCGTACTGGAACAGCGGGTAGTCCTCGAACCCGCCGGCAGGAtccaccgccgcagccgccgatGATGTCGCCGCGGAGACGACCGCGCCGAGCTCCGACGCCGCGGAAGAGAAGTAGCCCGACccgcctgccgccgcgggcgccgtCGCGGGCCCCGGCGACACGAACCCCGGGGAGGAGGggaatcccgccgccgccgccgcgtagGGGAAGGGGGGGAAGGAGGCGCCGTGGTGCAGGCCGTGGATCTGGAAGGACGAGGTCGGCGCCGGTGGCCCGTGGTCGgtctccaccttgaggccgtCCTTGAAGGTCGCGAGCAGCTGCAGATCCGGgttctgcggcggcggcggcggatggatgccgccgtgcgcgtgggcggaaggaggaggatgaggcgcggggacggggacggggacggggtGGCGTTGGTTGATCTGGTGGCAGGTGTGGGCGCCCTGGTAGGTGACGTCGAAGACGGCCAAGTCGGCGTCAGAGCGCTGCACCTGCCTCGTCGCCGGGCACCCCTGCGCCGTCCGGTACGTGCACCGGTAGTAACCCCTGCATTACAACAAAGACATCATTCATCCTCTCATTTGTCAGCGGGCTGCCATGATAACCGTCTAGATTTTCTGTTCAAAACGAATTTGCTACagtactactactccctccgaccagtaatacttgtctcaaatttgtcaaaatacggatgtatctatgtttaaagaacgtctagatacatgtaatatttcgacaagtaattccgaccgAAGGAAGTAGTATATTTGCTACTAGTAGTTTCATTCTAAAATGTTGATTCAGACGCGAAAATGCCATAACCGTCTAGATATTCAGTGCCATAACCGTCTAGACACTACCTATTCAGAACGAATTTGCTATGTGTTTGCTAGTTTCATTCCAAAATGTTGTTTCAGTTAAATCTTCAATAGATGCCCAATTATGTATGCTCAAAGACACTTTAAATTTGGCCTTTTGGATGTCAAAAGACTCAGTTAAGACAAAATTTAATCAAAAAAATTTACTCCAGTGGTGTACATGTTGATACAAAATCGTAATTATCGGGTATTTTTGAAAACGAATCTGGCACCAATATCATGTGTCATACAAGCGTTATTGTAACCTGCCCCTGATTGTACCCCTACCTAACATATCTTGCAtcaggaaaaggagagaaagtATATGAAGCACGTATCAAATATGTTCAGTTGTAGACGTAAGGTCCAGAATAATTGGCGCTAACCTTGGAAATTTGGCTCCGAGAATGTCCTTCTGGCCGTACTTCCTCCAGCTGAACCCGTCGTCTGGAGTGTACTCTAGATTTGTATCTGGTATTCGGAATTTCTCAGTCCATTTTGGCAGGCCCTTCCTGTTCACATGACCACGTACAAAATTTAAGGATCGGATCTTAATGTAATTTCAGTTGATAGATGCAAACGCTAGCAGGCGAACATTCAATGAAAATTCTCATTCAGTGCAAACTTTCAAATTATGTTATAGATGCAAGTAGTGTCTAAGTACTTTATCATACGATAATGTTATAGATATATGCACATTTGCTTTTGACCAAAAACACCAAAGTACACCACTTGTGCCGTTAATTATTCtccaatttatttattttttacttgTGTCATTACTCGATCTACGCCGCTTTCTTGTGCGCCGTGCGTTAGGTGTCTTTCAAAAATCGCCCCAAAAATGTATATTTCAAAAATTAAGAAGGCTACTCATTTTGGATGTGTTGAAGGCACTTCAGAACCTGCAATATACTGATATGTATGCGTTACCAGCGTGAAACGTCATATTGCTAGCATTTTGATCTTAAAAAGAAGATACTGAGAGCACCGGATGCTACCCTATCCCTGCTATCCTGGGGAACTAAATTAATAGGTATTTGCTTTATTGAACACTCATTAAAGGGGTTCCGCTCCATGAAACGGGTACAAGGAAAGAAAGTATTTTCTATGAAACACCAAGTACAAGTCatgagaataaaaaaaaaaccagtcCTTAcataaaaccaaaaaaaaaaatggacatgcaaagTCGTGCAACAACCATTTCATAAAACACGAAACggaaacaaagaaataaaattctTTCTACGAAACACTGCAAGTACAAGTCatgagaacaaaaaaaaaccaactccctttaaatgactcaaatttctccaaatatgaatatacctaaaaagcgtctagacacatgtaatattcggcacttaatatgggacggagggagtatataaaaCCCAAAAAATGGACATGCGAAGCCGTGCAACAActgatactttttttttactttaaacTGTAAGAGCTGCGCGATTGCAGTCcgacagtatatagatatatagtTTTTACAAAGTGAGACACTGAATTGCGACCTTCGAGGATCAAACTCTGGTGGGCTGCCGGCACACCTGGCTGGCTGACCACCCAAGCTATTCAACAActgatacttcctccgtccaacaaaagatgtctcaagtttgtcaaaatttgaatgtacgtagacatgacttagtgtatagatgcattcaaatttggtcaaagttgagacattttttgttagacggagggagtagcataatAACCTCGAAACAAAATCGActatgagaaaaaaaaacaattacgATTAGCACCACAAACCCCGCTATGAAACTGTAAACCCAAATGTTTTGCACGTGCAAATCCGCTCGGATCGAGCCCAATGACTAGTGAGATCAATCCATTCTTCTGAACTCAAACACTCAAAGCAGTAACGTCGAATAGGATAGTTATACCCAGCAAATTATCccttggctagctagctaaaaAATAACCTGCATGGCAAACTTGTGAACGTTTTTAATTACTACTGCAAAAGCAGACCAGCTAACTCTGTAAGCAGAAAAAGTGCAGACCACCACCTGCGACGTGTCACATATACGTTTGAATCATGCACGAACATATATACGAACCTTCTCTTGCACACGCTTTGCCGTTCCTGCACTTGCACTTGCGCGGCGGAGCTCTCGTCCGCCGACCGCGGCGAGTCGGATCGGTCGTCGGTGCCCGCCGACGCGGCGCCACCGGCGGCCTGGATGGCCTTGGCGACGGCCATTGCCTTCCCGAGCGTGCGGCCCAGCTGGCCCGCCACGGCCCGGCAGCACTCCTTGCCGTCGCCATCGTGCAGCAGGAGCCGCCTCGCCTGCTCCTCGCCTTCAGCCAGGATGCTCAGCAGCACCTGcatctctcctcctcctccttcctgcaTAGCAGCCTATACGTGCAGGAGGCCAGGAGCAGCAATCTGGCCTGTGCCAACAGTATGGCGTAGATTGACAGGAAGAGCCTGAGTGTGGAAGGGCCACGGCAGCTTCGAAGAAACTGAAGCGGAAATACGGGACGGCCGGCCGGTCACGCGGTAGATCGAGAGCGAgagatgatgacgatgatgcGGAATTAAGATGGGTTGTTTGGGGGAGTATATATGCTCATGCTGATGCACTTGTGATCCTCCAGGTTTGACCGCAGGAACCGAGTTACTtcgccttttcttttttcctttttacgTGGGTGCTTCTTCTCGCCGGTTGACGAGTCTCTGCTCTTGCAgtcttgcttgcttgcaatCGTACTACTAGAAGGCGGGAGGAAATTGCTAGGTCCACCTGGGAATTCCCGATAGGATTTGGAGTACTGTTTGATATGTAAACATTTTTGGCGTGACTATCtgttgcctgatttttaaggaAAAAGGTCGATGGTTCTGCTATTGAGAAATCGcatgttttttagttagaggTCTGTCGACATGTTAGTCATCGATCTTAATCCAATGATAGCAAGTGGGAGATGAGAGAATGGGTATGACCATCAGATGTTAATCCAACAGTTCTGAAACGTCAACTGATATTTAATGCTCGTTTCTTAAAAATTAGGCGACTTGAAAATAGCCACATCCAAAGgttaaatctaagttgacgaACCAGAACCGTTGGATTAGTTTCTCTCATTTTATCCTTATGTTTTCACCATTCGTTTcaaatcttaaagcacaaatcatatccatCGGCTTAGAAATCAACTTATTTCTAAttaaaaatcagacaacttAGATATAACAAAACCGATACAATTTTACACGATTAATTAAAACTCTGTTGGGCAAGATGGACAGGCTGAACAGGATTTTAGGATAATTCAACAGATTGCACTGGAGTAGAAATCCTTATCTGAATCTCAGTTTGTATATTTTGGTTCGACCAGATTCACGGTGGTACTCTTTTAAATCTCAGAGCATGGTTAGAAATACTTTTGACGCAAAGGACAGAGAGGAACCTTTTGAATTTGTCATCGCAAACGAAAACGAGAGAAGCTTCCCACTATTTTCTAAAGTAAGGTCATGTTCACCTGAAGCGCAATGGAGTAATAGACAAAATGAGGTGTGACGGTCTAGTAAGTTCCAAGTGATTGCTCAACGATGGTGCAATGGAATATTTCGGTAGCAAAATATGCAAATTCTCAGAAACCCGATTGTGACAAGGACATGTTCTCTGCCACTCGGCTGATACTTCTTTCGTGTTGGCATTCACTTCAGCATTGACTGCTTTTCAGAAAGTTCAGTGGAACCAAGAACGTTCAAAACTAGGGCAGTGTTGACTGCTGACCATTGATTCAGCCCTGCCTCCAATTTTACGGGTCCAG
This is a stretch of genomic DNA from Brachypodium distachyon strain Bd21 chromosome 1, Brachypodium_distachyon_v3.0, whole genome shotgun sequence. It encodes these proteins:
- the LOC100828854 gene encoding protein-tyrosine sulfotransferase; translated protein: MAGLRALSLLFLLLVSVTVLPLASSTGGDYERCEGAVRGWADSAAETDNGGDDKLNLKDLLFFLHIPRTGGRTYFHCFLKQLYSNAQECPRSYDKLRFDPSHPDCKLVVSHDDYSLTSKLPRERTSVVTILRNPVDRVFSAYEFSIEVAARFLVHPNITSAKLMTSRMLTKSRARAVSTLDIWPWKYLVPWMREDLFTRRDVRGIDKTQSSKKVNAYDVEDMVMPLHQYINDPVAHEIIHNGATFQITGLTNNSYFDGAHEVRHCVRRHPDLGRFVLQVAKNRLDRMLYVGLTEDHEESARLFAHMVGAQVLSQSGTLNLDIKEDPPVGIDSHSSMLDPEDEEANEHMNSTHGWKNNEALNATEDDHGNGNMTVAKLMETYESCIAKLRKTQSCRRKISLKKVEEANFTKEARRQVPEAILKQIISLNSLDMELYEHAKNIFRQEHLMLRGQRPMVVQHTQLAGQKGWIHTVCESWSCSPWKVATFGLGITATIIFVAFTVTTRRTLKLKV
- the LOC100829153 gene encoding probable WRKY transcription factor 2, translating into MQEGGGGEMQVLLSILAEGEEQARRLLLHDGDGKECCRAVAGQLGRTLGKAMAVAKAIQAAGGAASAGTDDRSDSPRSADESSAAQVQVQERQSVCKRRKGLPKWTEKFRIPDTNLEYTPDDGFSWRKYGQKDILGAKFPRGYYRCTYRTAQGCPATRQVQRSDADLAVFDVTYQGAHTCHQINQRHPVPVPVPAPHPPPSAHAHGGIHPPPPPQNPDLQLLATFKDGLKVETDHGPPAPTSSFQIHGLHHGASFPPFPYAAAAAGFPSSPGFVSPGPATAPAAAGGSGYFSSAASELGAVVSAATSSAAAAVDPAGGFEDYPLFQYDEYHQLQQDDLDPDLQFPAMFGGHPSASSSSPGQQQ